From Pempheris klunzingeri isolate RE-2024b chromosome 18, fPemKlu1.hap1, whole genome shotgun sequence, a single genomic window includes:
- the il20ra gene encoding interleukin-20 receptor subunit alpha, giving the protein MRIVIVFLNLVALHCTVSPSPPSPANVILWSVNLRNLLQWVPGNGTPEDTHFTVQYAIYGDSVEGNRGRRVHWRAVRQCTEIVRTWCDLSNETWDLEQGYHARVRAVSRRASSKWALTRRRFDPKSDTAFGPPLVSVDVNGNNAIISLKGPMRYLPNNHTPAVSMATLYPHMFYNLSIHIPRRGEMGHLLLPNSPYKYRLMAYDTEYCFSAKARFLYIPIQCQSSAWYCITTPPDPVIGQLQRMVVGIVVPSVCLGVLVVVGYLLYHYLTGKGQKSPYILSPPSFHMSPLTFPPENLKPIIITFIKPSDIEIITSGPEFSKRQIADPPPGYSSQRPEIFPQPEEPWDDLSIDYGFVGVAPEINDRGEEERREERERRHDGREDGNSLRGEHKKDAARGSHKVKEWRVEDGRSAGVYAPQAKSDAQTEMSTLIIQAHAFSQLNSVLPTRTQAPLLSFQGATKGEVDREIGLFPNPLNLQTNQGGGMGGEMDGMVRVRTDGWMDGGVEEGSDGERAPLLFAYASQNVRAIPTSHDDQSDFLSDDYGVLRLATAHQIKEDGEEEEEEEGTICINWNPETRKLVLPEVAMEVNKEGGLNGSMEGEKGRENRVGGEEEEEEAYVTNGELRLENVFVRQASEEEAEAQGEMERGGEISWEVDDVLTKWNLVISMDR; this is encoded by the exons ATGAGGATTGTGATAGTTTTTCTGAACCTGGTGGCTCTGCACTGTACAG tctccccctctcctcccagcCCAGCCAATGTCATCCTGTGGTCGGTGAATCTGAGGAATCTACTGCAATGGGTCCCAGGAAATGGAACTCCAGAGGACACACACTTTACAGTGCAGTACGCCAT CTACGGGGACAGTGTTGAGGGCAACAGAGGAAGACGGGTGCACTGGAGGGCGGTGCGGCAGTGCACAGAAATAGTGCGGACCTGGTGTGATCTGAGCAATGAGACGTGGGACCTGGAGCAGGGATACCATGCCAGGGTTCGTGCTGTGAGCAGGAGGGCGTCCTCCAAATGGGCCCTGACACGGAGGAGATTCGACCCAAAGTCAGACA CTGCTTTTGGCCCTCCACTGGTTTCTGTGGACGTGAATGGCAACAACGCCATCATCAGTCTGAAGGGACCAATGAGATATCTGCCTAACAACCACACCCCAGCAGTTTCCATGGCTACACTCTATCCCCATATGTTTTACAACCTCTCCATTCACATTCCTCGTCGTGGCGAGATG ggcCATTTACTGCTGCCCAACAGCCCGTACAAATATCGCCTGATGGCGTACGATACTGAGTACTGCTTCTCTGCAAAGGCAAGATTCCTCTACATACCCATCCAATGCCAATCCTCAGCATGGTACTGCATAACCACACCACCAG ACCCTGTGATTGGCCAGCTGCAGAGGATGGTTGTGGGTATTGTTGTTCCATCTGTGTGCCTGGGTGTGTTAGTGGTGGTTGGCTACCTTCTCTATCACTACCTGACTGGGAAAGGACAGAAGAGCCCATATATACTG AGCCCACCTTCTTTTCATATGTCCCCTCTGACATTTCCCCCTGAGAATCTCAAgcccatcatcatcaccttcatcaaaCCGTCAGATATCGAAATCATCACATCAGGCCCAGAATTCTCCAAGCGGCAGATTGCAGATCCCCCACCAGGATACAGCTCCCAGAGGCCTGAAATATTCCCACAGCCTGAGGAACCCTGGGATGATTTGTCCATTGACTATGGGTTTGTTGGCGTAGCTCCTGAAATCAatgacagaggagaagaagagagaagagaagaaagggagaggaggcaTGACGGAAGAGAAGATGGCAACAGTCTGAGAGGTGAACACAAGAAAGATGCAGCGAGAGGCAGTCACAAGGTGAAAGAGTGGAGAGTCGAGGACGGTCGCTCAGCTGGAGTTTACGCTCCTCAGGCAAAGTCCGACGCCCAGACAGAGATGAGCACACTTATTATACAGGCGCACGCATTTTCACAGCTAAATTCAGTTTTACCCACTCGAACTCAGGCACCATTGCTGTCTTTTCAGGGAGCAACTAAGGGAGAGGTGGATAGAGAAATTGGCCTCTTCCCCAATCCATTAAATTTACAGACAAATCAGGGGGGAGGAATGgggggagagatggatggaatGGTTAGAGTAagaacagatggatggatggatggaggtgtGGAGGAAGGGAGTGATGGTGAGAGAGCACCGCTTCTTTTTGCTTATGCCTCTCAGAACGTCAGAGCCATACCTACCTCCCATGATGACCAATCAGATTTCTTATCAGATGACTATGGTGTTCTGAGACTGGCTACAGCACATCAAATAAAGGAAgatggtgaggaagaggaggaggaggagggaactATTTGCATTAATTGGAATCCCGAAACTAGGAAACTCGTGTTGCCAGAGGTGGCGATGGAGGTCAACAAAGAGGGAGGGCTGAATGGTtcaatggagggagagaaagggagggagaacagggtgggaggagaggaggaggaggaggaggcgtaTGTGACGAACGGCGAGCTGAGgttggaaaatgtgtttgtcagacAAGCGTctgaggaagaggcagaggcgcagggagagatggagagaggtggGGAAATATCGTGGGAGGTGGACGATGTTTTGACCAAATGGAACTTGGTAATCTCGATGGATCGGTAG